TGCATCTTATCCATGAGGATGACAAATGCTGGCACAGGTCACTCTCCTTAATTCCTCCTCTCCCAAAAACTCAGGAAAATCTCTACTCAGGTACAATGGACTCCTTATCTTTGGTGCTTTGCTTAAAAAAGAATCTAATTTATAACAAACTGATCCTGGATTTcctggagtttttttcctttcttaaaatgGGATACAATGCTGTTGGAATTCCCAGAAATCCGGGACCATCAGGCCATGCTTCGTTAAGCTCttaattgttttcttccctgtaaTTTCTGCCAAGATCCAAACCATGGAGAGGAGGGTGGACAGAAAAGCTACAGGTTTGATCCCTGGGGATTTCCCTCTCACCTTCCCATTCCCAATGGAGCTCCAAAGGGTTTTTCACTGGAATTAGGGTCAGAGCCATGGTGAGAAAAggcctttattttaaattttttgcttAGTCTGAAGCTCAGTGTGGGTTAGAGCCATGTTTCCTGTGGGAACAGGGGTTAGAGAGTGCAGGTGGCAACCTGGAGCTGGGatcagcctggagctgggatcagcctggagctgggatcaACCTGGAGCTGGGATCAGCCTGGAGCTGGCCTCCACATCCCAGGGAATTCAGCCAGACTGGAAAGAGCTGGAATGTTGCCACAGAGATGAAGCTTAGAATTGCCAAAGAGTGTCTGCCCTGGGTATCCCATGGGTGTACTGTGTCACCTTTTTGGTGGCACGCCCAGACTTTGTCCTAGTGCCACCAAGGAGCTTCAGGATGGAGAGCCACCACAGAGGtcacagggctggcagggccaccacagagggcacagggctggcagggccacTAAGGAAGGCACAGGAGTGGCAGGGCCACCACAGAGGtcacagggctggcagggccaccacagagggcacagggctggcagggccacTAAGGAAGGCACAGGAGTGGCAGGGCCACCATAGAGGtcacagggctggcagggccacCAAGGAAGACACAGGAGTGGCAGGGCCACCAAGATAAGGCACAAGGCTGGCAGGGCCACCAAGATAAGGCACAAGGCTGGCAGGGCCACCAAGCTGGGCACAGGACTGTCATTTccaggggatgcagggacagctgtgccttccccatccctgtgttcTCAGCTTCCCTACTGGGACCCCAGGGCACTCTCGCAGTTCCTGCAGGTTCCTCGGGTTAGCACCAGGCAGCAGAAAGGTCTAAATTAGCTGTTAATTTCTAACGAGGCACCTGGGCTTCCCAAAAAAGcgcagagcaggagctggggatgagCAGGGACCCCCTCAGTGGCTGCCCTGACGCAGCTCCAGGAAGAGCCGGTGCAGCCGTTCCGTCACGGCcacctgggaatgggaacagcagcagtcaGGGAACAGCTCTGTGGTGGCTTTGCTCAGGCCACCAAATCCAGTGGCATTCCCAGATGTGTGCCAGCAGGAACATGTGGGAAGTGCTGGACATACCGGGTAGGACTGAGGCTCGTGGAGCCGGCGGTGAGCGGGGCTGAGCAGGTTGAGGGACACCTGGGCATGGGTCCTCACCTCGggcaggctgggaaggggctcacacacctgcagggatggagatcCATGTAGGAAGCCACCAGCCAGCACCAATCCCAACGAGCCACCACATCCGGGTTGACACCAGAGTTGTTGGCACATCTCAGAAGCCACCACCGCCCTTGATCCATCCCCCAGCATGGAAGAGGAGACCTCCCAGGACATGGGACCACCCCTGACCTGGCCATCCCTGAAGTAGGTGCGAAGGAGGGGCTCCACGGTGGTGGGAATGACCTTGGTGGTTTCCTCAAGCTGCCCCAGAAGACGgatccccagctcctgccccgcACTGGGCGATGGCTCCTCTTCCAGGGCCATGAGGTCCATGAAGGGGTGACCTGCCAGGAGGACAGCAGGGAGAGAGTTACGGAGCAGGAGATTACCCCAGGACTCTGGGAAGGGTCTCCAGACTCACCAGCAGCGTCATAGAGCCGATACATCGTCTTCAACCCTGGGATCGTCATCTTCTCCTCATCCTCCGTGAGCTTCAGGCACGGGGAACCATTGACCTCCACCAGCTgtggaaaaagggaagggaagggaagctgTGACCCCTCTGGGGAGGCCACTGATGcaaatcagctgaaaaaaagacaattaaaaaaccctaaaaccacTCCAAAGTTGGGCattctgcctcctcctgcctgtgaAGAACTTGAGGCTTCTGGTGGGCAAAGAATTGGCCATGACCCAACACCGGCACCCAGAACTTCCCCATGTCCTGGGATGATCCcacagcatgggcagcaggagagggaggacTTCTGCCCCTCAGCTccactcaggtgagaccccacctgcagagctgctgcagccctggggttCAACATCaggaggatgtggagctgctggagaaggtccagaggaggccatggagatgctccaagggctggagcccctctgctctgcagccaggctgggagagctgggaatgtccagcctggaaaaggctccatggagacctcagagccccttccagtgcctaaagggtCTCCAGGAGACCTAGAGAGAGACTTTGgcacaagggatggagggacaggacacagggaatggcttcccactgccagagggcagggacagatgGGATATTGAGGTactggaatggaattcccagagtagctgtggctgcccctggatccctggaagtgtccaaggtgGGGCTTGtagcagcctgggatagtggaaggtgtccctgctcatggtgGTGGAGGACCTTCAAAAATCCCTTCCAAGGCAAATTCTTTTGTGACTCCAGTGGGGCTGGATGGCCATAGAGCGGGCGTGGATCGCCTGGAAGTGGCTCAGCAAGGATTGAGATATTTGGGATTTAGGCTGCCACCTGTACCTTGTAGACACAGCCCAGCGATGGCTGCAGGGGACACGTCACCAGGTTGGTCCCAATGCCGATCATGTCGATCTCGCTCCCCTGAGGCCGCAGAGAAGATGGAGACCATCaacatcccatccctgccagcaccagggacagcccaggtgacgtcccagccctgccagcaggtTCCTCACCTCCTTCCTGAActcctccaggctctgctcgCTGATGTCGTTGCTGACGGCGATGGGGATGGTTGCAAACCAGGGCACCTGgaagctggaaggagcaggatttgggaggATCCATGGATCAGCCCACAACACCCAGAGCCATGAGGGCTCCCAAATCCTGGCAGGATGAGGGGCTGGGTGCAGGTGAAGATGACGGGGATCAGTGACATCCATCCCAGGGCTGGCGTGGGACTCACTGAGCTCCGCAGGCTCGGAACACTCGCCGGATTTCCTTGGATTGTTGGGCCAGGTCCCCGCTGTCCAGGCGCACTCCAATGGCCTGGTATCCCAGCTGGTGCAGTGCCAAGGCCACCGCACAGAAATTGGGCAAACCACTCCTGGCATGGGCAAGGAAAGCGTTAATGACAAGTGGGACACGGATCCAGGCTGGATCCAGCAGCGTTTCCAAGCCCTGCACCAGCCAGCATTCCTGCTCCAAGGCCACCAATGAGGGACACATCCATCCCCTGTGTCATGGTGGCAAAGTCCTGGTGTCCTCACCTCCTGACACAATAGGTGTCCAGCAATCCCTGGAAGTCACACGGGAAGGTGACAGCATAGGACACGAAGGCGGCCAGCTCGCCCTGGTTGGCCTTGCCCGGAGGAGTCTGGAGCAGG
The sequence above is drawn from the Parus major isolate Abel chromosome 2, Parus_major1.1, whole genome shotgun sequence genome and encodes:
- the NAPRT gene encoding nicotinate phosphoribosyltransferase isoform X2, which produces MAPLADLYQVSMAYGHWRAGRHRAPAAAELFFRRPPFRGSFALGAGLAEGLRGLRAFRFSAADVAYLRSVLPSTTDDAFFDYLATLDASEVPFLQVKGPLLVVQLLETTLLCLVNYASLVATNAARFRLLAGPDMKLMEMGLRRAQGPDGALSASKYSYIGGFDCTSNILAGKLYGIPVRGTIAHSFIMSFRCLEEVQPRELLPRAGGDPVDLVGLAVSWLQRVCDLLQTPPGKANQGELAAFVSYAVTFPCDFQGLLDTYCVRRSGLPNFCAVALALHQLGYQAIGVRLDSGDLAQQSKEIRRVFRACGAHFQVPWFATIPIAVSNDISEQSLEEFRKEGSEIDMIGIGTNLVTCPLQPSLGCVYKLVEVNGSPCLKLTEDEEKMTIPGLKTMYRLYDAAGHPFMDLMALEEEPSPSAGQELGIRLLGQLEETTKVIPTTVEPLLRTYFRDGQVCEPLPSLPEVRTHAQVSLNLLSPAHRRLHEPQSYPVAVTERLHRLFLELRQGSH
- the NAPRT gene encoding nicotinate phosphoribosyltransferase isoform X1 — its product is MAPLADLYQVSMAYGHWRAGRHRAPAAAELFFRRPPFRGSFALGAGLAEGLRGLRAFRFSAADVAYLRSVLPSTTDDAFFDYLATLDASEVTVTAIPEGSVVFARVPFLQVKGPLLVVQLLETTLLCLVNYASLVATNAARFRLLAGPDMKLMEMGLRRAQGPDGALSASKYSYIGGFDCTSNILAGKLYGIPVRGTIAHSFIMSFRCLEEVQPRELLPRAGGDPVDLVGLAVSWLQRVCDLLQTPPGKANQGELAAFVSYAVTFPCDFQGLLDTYCVRRSGLPNFCAVALALHQLGYQAIGVRLDSGDLAQQSKEIRRVFRACGAHFQVPWFATIPIAVSNDISEQSLEEFRKEGSEIDMIGIGTNLVTCPLQPSLGCVYKLVEVNGSPCLKLTEDEEKMTIPGLKTMYRLYDAAGHPFMDLMALEEEPSPSAGQELGIRLLGQLEETTKVIPTTVEPLLRTYFRDGQVCEPLPSLPEVRTHAQVSLNLLSPAHRRLHEPQSYPVAVTERLHRLFLELRQGSH